The Rhodoligotrophos appendicifer genome includes a region encoding these proteins:
- a CDS encoding M20/M25/M40 family metallo-hydrolase — protein MDVTRLPFDVDSMLAGLRPWVECESPTFDVGAVNRMMGLAGRRLAGLGASVETIAGHMGFSDSVRARFPHPKAGEPGILILGHLDSVHPIGTLEALPWRRENDTCYGPAILDMKSGNYLAMEAIAQLTAAGFVTPLPVTYLLTGDEEVGTPANRTLIEQEAARAKYVLVPEPGPGNGDVVTGRYAIARFNLAAKGKPSHAGAHLKAGRSAVREMATRLLEIEAMTTDDCTYSVSVVRGGDWVNCVPSLCTAQALSMAKRQADLDAGVDKILKLSHSNPDMTFEVTRGVTRPVWEPSGQTMELYEMARRIGKTIGFELAHQSVGGGSDGNFTGAMGIPTLDGLGGLGAGAHTLGEHIRIESLITRGKLFAGLLAELA, from the coding sequence ATGGACGTAACTCGTCTTCCCTTTGACGTGGACTCGATGCTGGCCGGACTTCGACCCTGGGTCGAATGCGAAAGCCCGACATTCGATGTGGGAGCGGTGAACCGCATGATGGGACTGGCGGGACGCCGGCTGGCCGGTCTGGGCGCCAGCGTGGAAACCATCGCCGGTCACATGGGATTCTCGGACAGCGTGCGCGCCCGTTTCCCGCATCCAAAAGCGGGGGAGCCGGGCATCCTCATTCTCGGCCATCTGGACAGCGTGCATCCGATCGGAACCCTGGAGGCGCTTCCATGGCGCCGCGAGAACGACACATGCTACGGACCCGCCATCCTGGACATGAAGTCAGGCAACTACCTGGCCATGGAGGCGATCGCCCAGCTGACGGCTGCTGGGTTCGTCACGCCACTGCCGGTCACTTACCTGCTCACCGGCGACGAAGAGGTCGGAACCCCGGCGAACCGCACGCTGATCGAGCAAGAGGCGGCGCGGGCGAAATATGTGCTCGTCCCCGAGCCGGGTCCCGGCAATGGCGATGTCGTCACGGGCCGCTATGCGATCGCACGATTCAACCTGGCGGCCAAGGGCAAGCCCAGTCACGCCGGTGCGCATCTGAAGGCCGGTCGGTCAGCCGTTCGGGAGATGGCGACCCGGCTGCTTGAAATCGAAGCCATGACCACGGACGACTGTACCTACAGCGTGAGCGTCGTGCGCGGCGGCGACTGGGTCAACTGCGTTCCGTCGCTCTGCACGGCGCAGGCTCTCAGCATGGCAAAGCGCCAAGCTGATCTCGATGCCGGCGTCGACAAGATCCTCAAGCTTTCCCACTCAAATCCGGACATGACCTTCGAGGTCACCCGGGGTGTTACGCGCCCGGTCTGGGAGCCGAGCGGGCAAACCATGGAACTGTACGAAATGGCGCGCCGCATCGGCAAGACCATCGGCTTCGAGTTAGCACATCAGAGCGTGGGAGGAGGATCCGACGGCAACTTCACCGGCGCGATGGGCATCCCGACACTCGACGGACTGGGCGGGCTCGGAGCCGGCGCGCATACGCTTGGCGAGCACATCCGGATCGAGTCCCTGATCACCCGCGGCAAGCTGTTTGCAGGATTATTGGCAGAGCTGGCATAA
- a CDS encoding sulfite exporter TauE/SafE family protein: protein MDFTWIELAVIIACLSAAGALTGLLAGVFGVGGGAVVVPILYEFFRMLGMPEDIRMPFCVGTSLAVIIPTSIQSFRTHFAHKAVDSSILRIWAVPAVLGVIAGGIIARYAPQEVFKGVFTVVAALSAFRLLFGKESWRLASEMPGRAVMRLYGFVIGILSALMGIGGGQLSSMFMTVYGRSIHQAVATSSGLGILISIPGALGYIYAGWPRAAQYPELAMIQPPFALGYISLIGVALLVPASIVTAPIGARLAHRLAKRRLELAFGLFLLLVSARFLVSFW, encoded by the coding sequence ATGGATTTCACATGGATCGAGCTGGCCGTGATCATCGCCTGCCTATCGGCGGCAGGTGCCTTGACCGGCCTCCTCGCTGGCGTCTTCGGCGTGGGAGGAGGGGCAGTGGTCGTGCCCATTCTCTACGAGTTCTTCCGCATGCTGGGCATGCCGGAGGACATCAGGATGCCGTTCTGCGTGGGAACTTCGCTTGCGGTGATCATCCCGACCTCGATTCAATCCTTCCGCACCCATTTCGCGCATAAGGCGGTAGACAGCTCCATCTTGAGAATTTGGGCGGTTCCCGCGGTCTTGGGAGTCATCGCAGGCGGGATCATCGCGCGGTACGCCCCTCAAGAAGTGTTCAAAGGCGTCTTCACCGTCGTCGCCGCGCTGTCGGCCTTTCGGCTTCTATTCGGCAAGGAAAGCTGGAGACTTGCCAGCGAAATGCCCGGCCGGGCCGTGATGCGCCTTTACGGATTCGTGATCGGCATTCTCTCGGCATTGATGGGCATCGGCGGCGGACAGCTGTCCAGCATGTTCATGACCGTGTATGGACGCTCCATCCATCAGGCGGTGGCGACGTCATCGGGCCTCGGTATCCTTATCTCGATCCCGGGTGCCCTTGGATATATCTATGCTGGGTGGCCGAGGGCGGCCCAGTATCCCGAGCTCGCCATGATCCAGCCTCCCTTTGCTTTAGGCTACATTTCACTGATCGGCGTGGCGCTGCTCGTTCCCGCAAGCATCGTGACCGCGCCGATCGGAGCGAGACTTGCCCATCGATTGGCCAAACGTCGGCTCGAACTCGCGTTCGGGCTCTTCCTGCTCTTAGTTTCAGCCCGCTTTCTCGTCTCATTTTGGTGA
- a CDS encoding flavin reductase family protein encodes MFYHSFEDSGLKHDPFKAMIVPRPIGWISTINEDGRPNLAPYSFFNIISVRPHLIAFASHELKHSAANAQATGEFVYNMVSAHLMDLMLQTSEDVDVEINEFECAGIAMLPSKIVSPPRVADSPVALECRVVNVMQLKDVEGRELDRYLTIGQVVGVHLDDRHLQDGIFDVASAQPVGRCGYHDYTKVSELICV; translated from the coding sequence ATGTTCTATCACTCCTTCGAGGACTCCGGGTTGAAGCATGACCCCTTCAAAGCGATGATCGTGCCGCGCCCTATCGGGTGGATCTCCACCATCAATGAAGACGGTCGTCCCAATCTCGCCCCCTACAGCTTCTTCAACATCATCTCCGTGCGGCCCCATCTGATCGCCTTTGCCAGCCACGAACTGAAGCATAGTGCCGCAAACGCCCAAGCCACGGGAGAGTTCGTCTACAACATGGTCAGCGCGCACCTCATGGATCTGATGCTGCAGACATCGGAAGACGTTGATGTCGAGATCAACGAATTCGAGTGCGCGGGCATCGCCATGCTGCCGTCCAAGATCGTTTCACCTCCTCGTGTTGCGGATTCACCGGTGGCCTTGGAGTGCAGAGTCGTGAACGTCATGCAGCTCAAGGATGTCGAGGGCAGGGAGCTTGACCGCTACCTGACGATCGGTCAGGTCGTGGGGGTCCATCTGGACGACCGACATCTGCAGGACGGAATTTTCGACGTCGCGTCGGCGCAGCCGGTCGGACGTTGCGGATATCATGACTATACCAAGGTTTCCGAACTCATCTGCGTTTGA